A single Augochlora pura isolate Apur16 chromosome 2, APUR_v2.2.1, whole genome shotgun sequence DNA region contains:
- the Ints3 gene encoding integrator complex subunit 3 isoform X2: MEQTKTPASRLLSTSCIENKDDLEEKFERCYTVLQNLTAGLSEKEAHDTLNNAVCKDKTHEEVSLGLLVVILTDPQSAAKSYRDLTLITRDGLAIVLGHLNQLVLERYLRLNDVTRSQLLWLVREMIRTSVASVDNLCLSLLRHAAGGDISPRNLHLVDALLDIFQENRPWLDKFPFLVASIVYTYLRLIEDHNAPHLSGLRQKEVTFTVSLIRERMVDCLVIGRDLVRLLQNVARIPEFEALWKDMLLNPKSLCPNFSGVLQLLQTRTSRRFLQSRLTPDMERKLVFLTSQVRFGNHKRYQDWFQRQYLATPESQSLRCDLIRFIVGVIHPTNELLCSDIIPRWAVIGWLFTTCTSTVAASNAKLALFYDWLFFEPEKDNIMNIEPAILVMHNSMRSHPPVTATLLDFLCRIIPNFYPPLTEKVRNGIFSSLRQILEKRVLPSLYPLFDSPKLDRELRSKIRETFKEFCLPPNADPGKMEELSKDLMPGVPLENTSNTTAENNHVSQDPEPAFSDEEEEMPLRIVTKVEEEDEEDVPLATVKLKNEQKNANCVVKKVEITSQLNLILEPEELRTAVESLHSETDNEVRCQTMERIVQMVVEDEIDAENIPALASCISTILSSQITSQIFPTDNLNEETLTDSISTPLFVMFRNQFQLCKEEDNRRKLLARVLAELQTIQSRIGYLLLYFLKVWGREEEKREGEPSNVLNDVKASVYKDFCAHREKKLDACLVSDLKLCHEDNIFMLCYLVPDVYMEFQNVALGNVQLLHLVVSTVDACQLQELVCQIMQGHLKMLKKESFTSLLTASLNWETFEQYCFWQLIFAHDFPIDYVLPVLPKLQFRDHAEALTSILFMLKQEKPTLELLRQLLARQNVDGDMFVVAALRYWCRDYEEKLGELLANLLSTRYPATSPNKRKRTGGKHNQQPGPPSGEQVLGHLDQLRQHCTSSAELQLYHSEGMQRALQQAQAASSDSLRKSYGDLFALAEVNEENEPPPPPPTSSARKHAAASAGGGGGAGKGGHRKTGANTRERSTSKRPLPRYHIGSTSSSEEEEIVNLKQAKKRKKINAVGSDSD; the protein is encoded by the exons ATGGAACAAACGAAAACTCCCGCGTCCCGGCTACTCAGCACGAGTTGCATAGAGAATAAGGACGACTTGGAAGAg AAGTTTGAAAGATGTTACACAGTGCTTCAAAACCTGACTGCAGGACTGTCAGAAAAGGAAGCCCACGATACTTTAAACAATGCAGTGTGCAAAGACAAAACGCACGAAGAAGTTTCTTTGGGATTATTAGTGGTTATTCTGACGGATCCTCAAAGTGCTGCGAAAAGTTACAGAGACTTGACTTTAATTACACGAGACGGTCTTGCAATTGTTTTAGGACATCTTAATCAATTAGTACTTGAAAGATACCTACGATTAAATGATGTAACTAGGAGCCAGTTATTGTGGCTTGTGAGGGAAATGATAAGAACCAGTGTAGCTAGTGTGGATAATCTTTGTTTAAGTTTGTTGAGGCATGCGGCTGGTGGTGATATTTCTCCAAGAAATTTGCACTTAGTTGATGCTCTTCTAgatatatttcaagaaaaccGACCGTGGCTAGACAAGTTTCCTTTTTTAGTAGCATCTATAGTGTACACCTATTTGCGATTAATAGAAGACCATAATGCACCTCATTTATCTGGTTTACGCCAGAAAGAAGTTACTTTTACAGTATCTTTGATCAGAGAACGTATGGTGGATTGTTTAGTTATTGGAAG gGATTTAGTCCGTTTACTACAAAATGTAGCAAGGATTCCAGAATTTGAAGCACTTTGGAAGGATATGCTTCTGAATCCAAAATCCTTGTGTCCAAATTTTAGCGGAGTTCTACAACTTTTACAAACTCGAACTTCTAGAAGGTTTCTGCAATCTAGGCTTACACCAGACATGGAAAGGAAATTAGTATTCTTGACGAGTCAAGTGCGTTTTGGTAACCATAAACGGTACCAAGATTGGTTTCAAAGACAGTACCTGGCCACACCTGAGTCACAATCTTTAAGATGTGATCTTATACGATTTATTGTTGGTGTCATTCATCCAACAAATGAGTTATTGTGTTCAGATATTATACCGCGATGGGCAGTAATAGGATGGTTATTTACCACTTGTACATCAACTGTGGCTGCAAGCAATGCTAAATTGGCTTTATTTTATGATTGGTTATTTTTTGAACCAGAGAAAGATAACATAATGAACATTGAACCTGCGATTCTTGTTATGCACAATTCTATGAGGTCTCATCCACCTGTCACTGCCACGTTATTAGACTTTTTATGCAgg ATAATACCAAACTTCTATCCACCATTAACTGAGAAAGTGAGAAACGGAATCTTCTCGTCATTAAGACAAATTTTGGAGAAACGTGTTTTACCGAGCCTCTATCCTTTATTTGATAGTCCGAAGTTAGATCGCGAACTGAGAAGCAAAATAAGggaaacatttaaagaattttgcTTACCACCTAATGCAGATCCtg GTAAAATGGAGGAACTTAGTAAGGATCTCATGCCAGGAGTTCCATTGGAAAATACATCTAACACAACGGCCGAAAATAATCACGTGAGTCAAGATCCAGAACCAGCGTTCAGCGATGAGGAGGAAGAAATGCCGTTGAG gaTAGTGACTAAAGTTGAAgaggaagatgaagaagaCGTTCCGTTGGCGACTGTGAAATTAAAGAATGAACAAAAAAACGCAAATTGTGTGGTGAAAAAAGTAGAAATTACATCTCAATTAAACTTAATCTTAGAACCAGAAGAATTAAGGACGGCTGTGGAAAGCTTGCACAGTGAAACGGACAATGAAGTGAGGTGTCAAACAATGGAAAGGATAGTGCAAATGGTGGTAGAAGATGAAATCGACGCAGAAAATATACCAGCATTGGCTTCTTGCATATCAACTATATTATCGTCACAAATTACGTCCCAAATATTCCCCACGGATAATTTGAATGAAGAAACTTTGACTGATAGTATAAGTACACCGTTGTTTGTTATGTTTCGAAATCAATTTCAGTTGTGTAAAGAAGAGGACAATAGGCGGAAACTCTTAGCTCGGGTACTTGCAGAACTACAAACTATTCAATCAAGGATAGGGTACCTGTtactttactttttaaaagtCTGGGgtagagaagaagaaaaacgagAAGGTGAACCAAG TAACGTATTAAATGATGTTAAAGCATCTGTGTATAAAGACTTCTGCGCGCATCGGGAAAAGAAGTTGGATGCGTGTTTAGTGTCAGATTTAAAG CTCTGCCATGAAGACAACATATTCATGCTGTGTTATCTTGTGCCTGATGTATACATGGAATTTCAAAACGTGGCTCTAGGAAATGTTCAGCTCTTGCATTTGGTTGTGTCAACAGTCGACGCCTGCCAACTGCAAGAATTAGTTTGTCAAATAATGCAGGGACACTTGAAGATGTTAAAGAAGGAATCATTCACGTCTCTGTTAACAGCCAGCTTAAATTGGGAAACGTTCGAACAATATTGTTTCtggcaattaatttttgcccATGATTTCCCGATTGATTACGTACTGCCTGTTTTACCCAAACTGCAATTTCGTGATCATGCGGAAGCACTAACATCGATATTGTTTATGCTTAAACAAGAAAA GCCGACATTAGAACTTTTGCGACAATTGCTTGCACGACAAAATGTGGATGGAGACATGTTCGTTGTGGCAGCTTTGCGTTACTGGTGTCGCGATTACGAAGAAAAACTCGGCGAGCTGCTCGCAAATCTTTTAAGCACCCGCTATCCAGCTACTAGCCCGAATAAACGGAAACGAACAGGTGGCAAACACAATCAACAACCCGGTCCACCTTCCGGTGAACAAGTACTCGGTCATCTGGATCAATTACGACAACATTGCACATCCTCCGCGGAGCTACAGCTCTACCATTCTGAAGGGATGCAAAGAGCTCTGCAACAAGCTCAAGCGGCTAGCAGTGATTCCTTAAGAAAAAGTTACGGCGATTTGTTTGCTTTAGCAGAAGtaaacgaagaaaacgaacctcctccacctccgccaACGAGTTCAGCAAGAAAACACGCGGCAGCTTCAGCTGGAGGTGGCGGGGGAGCTGGTAAAGGAGGTCACAGAAAAACCGGTGCTAATACGAGAGAGAGGTCTACATCGAAAAGGCCACTTCCTCGGTATCATATCGGCAGTACATCCAGCAGCGAG GAGGAGGAAATCGTAAACTTAAAGCaagcgaaaaagagaaaaaagattAATGCAGTGGGCTCCGACAGCGACTGA
- the Ints3 gene encoding integrator complex subunit 3 isoform X1 has translation MEQTKTPASRLLSTSCIENKDDLEEKFERCYTVLQNLTAGLSEKEAHDTLNNAVCKDKTHEEVSLGLLVVILTDPQSAAKSYRDLTLITRDGLAIVLGHLNQLVLERYLRLNDVTRSQLLWLVREMIRTSVASVDNLCLSLLRHAAGGDISPRNLHLVDALLDIFQENRPWLDKFPFLVASIVYTYLRLIEDHNAPHLSGLRQKEVTFTVSLIRERMVDCLVIGRDLVRLLQNVARIPEFEALWKDMLLNPKSLCPNFSGVLQLLQTRTSRRFLQSRLTPDMERKLVFLTSQVRFGNHKRYQDWFQRQYLATPESQSLRCDLIRFIVGVIHPTNELLCSDIIPRWAVIGWLFTTCTSTVAASNAKLALFYDWLFFEPEKDNIMNIEPAILVMHNSMRSHPPVTATLLDFLCRIIPNFYPPLTEKVRNGIFSSLRQILEKRVLPSLYPLFDSPKLDRELRSKIRETFKEFCLPPNADPAGNKVPIYSGKMEELSKDLMPGVPLENTSNTTAENNHVSQDPEPAFSDEEEEMPLRIVTKVEEEDEEDVPLATVKLKNEQKNANCVVKKVEITSQLNLILEPEELRTAVESLHSETDNEVRCQTMERIVQMVVEDEIDAENIPALASCISTILSSQITSQIFPTDNLNEETLTDSISTPLFVMFRNQFQLCKEEDNRRKLLARVLAELQTIQSRIGYLLLYFLKVWGREEEKREGEPSNVLNDVKASVYKDFCAHREKKLDACLVSDLKLCHEDNIFMLCYLVPDVYMEFQNVALGNVQLLHLVVSTVDACQLQELVCQIMQGHLKMLKKESFTSLLTASLNWETFEQYCFWQLIFAHDFPIDYVLPVLPKLQFRDHAEALTSILFMLKQEKPTLELLRQLLARQNVDGDMFVVAALRYWCRDYEEKLGELLANLLSTRYPATSPNKRKRTGGKHNQQPGPPSGEQVLGHLDQLRQHCTSSAELQLYHSEGMQRALQQAQAASSDSLRKSYGDLFALAEVNEENEPPPPPPTSSARKHAAASAGGGGGAGKGGHRKTGANTRERSTSKRPLPRYHIGSTSSSEEEEIVNLKQAKKRKKINAVGSDSD, from the exons ATGGAACAAACGAAAACTCCCGCGTCCCGGCTACTCAGCACGAGTTGCATAGAGAATAAGGACGACTTGGAAGAg AAGTTTGAAAGATGTTACACAGTGCTTCAAAACCTGACTGCAGGACTGTCAGAAAAGGAAGCCCACGATACTTTAAACAATGCAGTGTGCAAAGACAAAACGCACGAAGAAGTTTCTTTGGGATTATTAGTGGTTATTCTGACGGATCCTCAAAGTGCTGCGAAAAGTTACAGAGACTTGACTTTAATTACACGAGACGGTCTTGCAATTGTTTTAGGACATCTTAATCAATTAGTACTTGAAAGATACCTACGATTAAATGATGTAACTAGGAGCCAGTTATTGTGGCTTGTGAGGGAAATGATAAGAACCAGTGTAGCTAGTGTGGATAATCTTTGTTTAAGTTTGTTGAGGCATGCGGCTGGTGGTGATATTTCTCCAAGAAATTTGCACTTAGTTGATGCTCTTCTAgatatatttcaagaaaaccGACCGTGGCTAGACAAGTTTCCTTTTTTAGTAGCATCTATAGTGTACACCTATTTGCGATTAATAGAAGACCATAATGCACCTCATTTATCTGGTTTACGCCAGAAAGAAGTTACTTTTACAGTATCTTTGATCAGAGAACGTATGGTGGATTGTTTAGTTATTGGAAG gGATTTAGTCCGTTTACTACAAAATGTAGCAAGGATTCCAGAATTTGAAGCACTTTGGAAGGATATGCTTCTGAATCCAAAATCCTTGTGTCCAAATTTTAGCGGAGTTCTACAACTTTTACAAACTCGAACTTCTAGAAGGTTTCTGCAATCTAGGCTTACACCAGACATGGAAAGGAAATTAGTATTCTTGACGAGTCAAGTGCGTTTTGGTAACCATAAACGGTACCAAGATTGGTTTCAAAGACAGTACCTGGCCACACCTGAGTCACAATCTTTAAGATGTGATCTTATACGATTTATTGTTGGTGTCATTCATCCAACAAATGAGTTATTGTGTTCAGATATTATACCGCGATGGGCAGTAATAGGATGGTTATTTACCACTTGTACATCAACTGTGGCTGCAAGCAATGCTAAATTGGCTTTATTTTATGATTGGTTATTTTTTGAACCAGAGAAAGATAACATAATGAACATTGAACCTGCGATTCTTGTTATGCACAATTCTATGAGGTCTCATCCACCTGTCACTGCCACGTTATTAGACTTTTTATGCAgg ATAATACCAAACTTCTATCCACCATTAACTGAGAAAGTGAGAAACGGAATCTTCTCGTCATTAAGACAAATTTTGGAGAAACGTGTTTTACCGAGCCTCTATCCTTTATTTGATAGTCCGAAGTTAGATCGCGAACTGAGAAGCAAAATAAGggaaacatttaaagaattttgcTTACCACCTAATGCAGATCCtg CAGGAAATAAGGTTCCGATATATTCAGGTAAAATGGAGGAACTTAGTAAGGATCTCATGCCAGGAGTTCCATTGGAAAATACATCTAACACAACGGCCGAAAATAATCACGTGAGTCAAGATCCAGAACCAGCGTTCAGCGATGAGGAGGAAGAAATGCCGTTGAG gaTAGTGACTAAAGTTGAAgaggaagatgaagaagaCGTTCCGTTGGCGACTGTGAAATTAAAGAATGAACAAAAAAACGCAAATTGTGTGGTGAAAAAAGTAGAAATTACATCTCAATTAAACTTAATCTTAGAACCAGAAGAATTAAGGACGGCTGTGGAAAGCTTGCACAGTGAAACGGACAATGAAGTGAGGTGTCAAACAATGGAAAGGATAGTGCAAATGGTGGTAGAAGATGAAATCGACGCAGAAAATATACCAGCATTGGCTTCTTGCATATCAACTATATTATCGTCACAAATTACGTCCCAAATATTCCCCACGGATAATTTGAATGAAGAAACTTTGACTGATAGTATAAGTACACCGTTGTTTGTTATGTTTCGAAATCAATTTCAGTTGTGTAAAGAAGAGGACAATAGGCGGAAACTCTTAGCTCGGGTACTTGCAGAACTACAAACTATTCAATCAAGGATAGGGTACCTGTtactttactttttaaaagtCTGGGgtagagaagaagaaaaacgagAAGGTGAACCAAG TAACGTATTAAATGATGTTAAAGCATCTGTGTATAAAGACTTCTGCGCGCATCGGGAAAAGAAGTTGGATGCGTGTTTAGTGTCAGATTTAAAG CTCTGCCATGAAGACAACATATTCATGCTGTGTTATCTTGTGCCTGATGTATACATGGAATTTCAAAACGTGGCTCTAGGAAATGTTCAGCTCTTGCATTTGGTTGTGTCAACAGTCGACGCCTGCCAACTGCAAGAATTAGTTTGTCAAATAATGCAGGGACACTTGAAGATGTTAAAGAAGGAATCATTCACGTCTCTGTTAACAGCCAGCTTAAATTGGGAAACGTTCGAACAATATTGTTTCtggcaattaatttttgcccATGATTTCCCGATTGATTACGTACTGCCTGTTTTACCCAAACTGCAATTTCGTGATCATGCGGAAGCACTAACATCGATATTGTTTATGCTTAAACAAGAAAA GCCGACATTAGAACTTTTGCGACAATTGCTTGCACGACAAAATGTGGATGGAGACATGTTCGTTGTGGCAGCTTTGCGTTACTGGTGTCGCGATTACGAAGAAAAACTCGGCGAGCTGCTCGCAAATCTTTTAAGCACCCGCTATCCAGCTACTAGCCCGAATAAACGGAAACGAACAGGTGGCAAACACAATCAACAACCCGGTCCACCTTCCGGTGAACAAGTACTCGGTCATCTGGATCAATTACGACAACATTGCACATCCTCCGCGGAGCTACAGCTCTACCATTCTGAAGGGATGCAAAGAGCTCTGCAACAAGCTCAAGCGGCTAGCAGTGATTCCTTAAGAAAAAGTTACGGCGATTTGTTTGCTTTAGCAGAAGtaaacgaagaaaacgaacctcctccacctccgccaACGAGTTCAGCAAGAAAACACGCGGCAGCTTCAGCTGGAGGTGGCGGGGGAGCTGGTAAAGGAGGTCACAGAAAAACCGGTGCTAATACGAGAGAGAGGTCTACATCGAAAAGGCCACTTCCTCGGTATCATATCGGCAGTACATCCAGCAGCGAG GAGGAGGAAATCGTAAACTTAAAGCaagcgaaaaagagaaaaaagattAATGCAGTGGGCTCCGACAGCGACTGA